The Helicobacter mustelae genome has a segment encoding these proteins:
- a CDS encoding aspartate-semialdehyde dehydrogenase yields MKKYNVAVVGASGAVGEEIFCVLQEQKFPIAKIIPLASKRSSGEEIKIFGQKHRIKETTPEIFAKEEVEIAFFSAGGEVSKEYAPHAVGAGCLVIDNTSHFRMDPSIPLVVPGVNDEDIAQCNGPGIIANPNCSTIQMVQVLAPLHKAFGIKRVDVSTYQAVSGAGKRGMEELVHQMQKFFAFELEDASPQAFPHRIALNLIPQIDKFLPNDFTKEEMKMIQETNKILHSQIAISATCVRVPVLRSHSESISITFEREVPALEARKILEQAKYIKVCDAPKDLFYPMPMNATDTDETYVGRIRNDLYDRKILHLWCVADQLRVGAATNAVRIAELWIQKN; encoded by the coding sequence GCGTTTTGCAGGAGCAAAAATTCCCAATTGCCAAAATCATCCCCCTAGCGAGTAAAAGAAGCAGCGGGGAAGAGATAAAAATCTTTGGCCAAAAGCACAGAATAAAAGAAACCACTCCTGAAATTTTTGCAAAAGAAGAGGTGGAGATTGCCTTTTTTTCCGCGGGTGGGGAGGTGAGTAAGGAGTATGCACCCCATGCAGTGGGCGCTGGTTGCCTTGTGATTGATAACACTAGTCATTTTCGCATGGACCCATCCATCCCGCTGGTGGTGCCAGGTGTGAATGATGAGGACATCGCGCAATGCAATGGCCCTGGCATCATCGCAAATCCCAATTGTTCCACCATCCAAATGGTCCAGGTGCTCGCCCCGCTACACAAAGCCTTTGGCATCAAGAGGGTGGATGTGAGCACCTATCAGGCCGTGAGTGGTGCAGGGAAAAGGGGCATGGAAGAGCTTGTGCATCAGATGCAAAAATTCTTTGCCTTTGAGCTTGAAGACGCAAGCCCTCAGGCCTTCCCGCATCGCATCGCACTCAATCTCATCCCCCAGATTGATAAATTCCTGCCTAATGACTTCACCAAAGAAGAGATGAAAATGATACAGGAGACTAACAAAATCCTGCATTCTCAGATTGCCATTAGCGCTACTTGCGTGCGAGTGCCAGTTTTGCGCAGTCATAGCGAATCTATCAGCATTACTTTTGAGCGAGAGGTCCCTGCCTTGGAAGCGCGTAAGATCCTAGAGCAGGCCAAATACATCAAGGTTTGTGATGCTCCAAAAGATCTCTTCTATCCCATGCCAATGAACGCCACAGACACCGATGAGACCTATGTGGGCAGGATTAGAAACGATCTCTATGATAGGAAAATCCTGCATCTGTGGTGCGTAGCAGACCAGCTGCGAGTGGGTGCGGCCACCAATGCCGTGCGCATCGCAGAGCTCTGGATCCAGAAAAACTAG
- a CDS encoding YhcH/YjgK/YiaL family protein, whose protein sequence is MQSLCAYLLDAIDSNSAIHKRILSQNAEEKIPLQHGMFAIEQSYCLKDLNCAVYETHLRFVDFQLVVFGQEFFALGNKEDFTIQKIDEARDLIFYEPCENFSKILLSPRSLAIFFEDDVHAGGLALEGLEEQMRVHKTVVKVPKELLKLKL, encoded by the coding sequence ATGCAAAGTCTCTGCGCCTATCTCTTGGACGCCATAGACTCAAATAGCGCGATACACAAGCGCATTCTTTCCCAAAATGCAGAGGAAAAAATCCCGCTGCAACACGGGATGTTTGCTATCGAGCAAAGCTATTGCCTCAAAGATTTGAACTGCGCGGTATATGAGACGCATCTGCGCTTTGTAGATTTTCAGCTGGTGGTCTTTGGGCAAGAATTTTTTGCACTGGGAAATAAAGAGGATTTCACCATCCAAAAAATTGATGAAGCAAGAGATCTCATCTTTTATGAACCCTGTGAGAATTTCTCAAAAATTCTGCTAAGTCCTCGGAGTTTGGCCATATTTTTTGAGGATGATGTGCACGCAGGCGGCCTGGCATTAGAGGGTTTGGAGGAGCAGATGCGCGTGCACAAAACCGTAGTCAAAGTCCCAAAAGAACTCCTAAAGCTAAAACTCTAG